The DNA segment TCCACGATGCGTCCACGCCCAATTGACCGAACACCCTGGCCACGTTGGCTTCTGCGCCCCCGGCCGTGCGGTGGAACGTGTCCGACTTCTCCAGTGGGCCCGGCTCGGCAACCAGAACGACGAGGCCTTCGCCTACACACACCGCTCGTGGTGCTTTCACGTCGATCTCCTCGAACTCTTGCGGGAACGCTGACTTTCGTTGCAGACTACAAACCATAAACACATTGCGCAACTGCCGTTGCAAATTACGCAACGTTATGCGATTTTTCCAAGACCGAGGAGACGAACGTGATCGACACCGATGCCGTCGAGGCACTGAGCCGACGAGTGCTCGGACCCGAGCACAAGGCGCTGCCCCCCAGGTCGTGGGGGCACACCATCGAGAGCTTTCTCGCCACGTCGCCTCGGCTGTCCGAGTTCACGACGCCCGTACTCACTCTCGACCGTGCACGCATCGCATCGAACATCTCGGTGATGGCCGAGTGGACGGCGCGCGCGGGAGTGCTGCTCGCACCCCACGGCAAGACGTCGATGGCCCCTCAACTGTGGAAACAGCAACTCGACGCGGGAAGCTGGGCCATCACCCTCGCAACCGGATGGCAGGTTCAGGCAGCACGTGCGTTCGGGGTCGAGCGGATCGTTCTCGCCAATGCCGAGATCGACCCTGTTGCGCTGACATGGATTGCGGCCGAACTGGATTCGCATCCGACATTCGAGTTCTACTGCTGGGCGGACAGCGTTGCAACGGTGCACGAGATGGACCGCATACTGACGGCGCAGGGAACACGCCCCATCCCGGTCATCGTCGAACTCGGTGGCCCGCACGGCCGAACCGGCGCACGGACAACAGACGAAGCGACCGCGGTCGCTCGTGCGATCGCGTCGTCGCCGCGGCTGAGTCTGGCCGGGGTCGGCGGTTACGAGGGCGCACTCAGCCACGATCGGACCGACAGCGGCCTCGCGGCGGTTCGGGCCTATCTCGAGAATGTCGCCGCCCTCCATCGCGCGCTCGATGCCGATGCGTTGTACGGAGACCATGCGATCGTGACCGCCGGCGGCAGCGCCTACCAGGACCTCGTTGTCGAGCGGTTGCAGTCCCTCACCACCGGGGAGGGGGTACGTACCGACGTAGTGCTGCGCTCGGGTGCCTATGTGGTGCACGACGACGGCTTCTACTCGCAGATCTCACCACTGACTCCCGCCCGCACCGACGCGCCGCTGATGTCGGCGATGCACGGATGGGCTCGGACGGTCTCCCGGCCGGAGCCCGGTCTCGCGCTGCTCGATGCAGGCAAGCGGGACTTTCCGTTCGACGAAGGTCTGCCTGTCCCCCAGCTGGTTCGGGGAACCGAGACCCTCGATCCCGATGCCGGCATCACAGCGCTGAACGATCAGCACGCGTTCCTTCGGCTACCTGCCGAGGACGCCGCGGCGCTGCCGGTGGGATCGGTGGTGCGGTTGGGCCTGTCTCACCCGTGCACCGCATTCGACAAGTGGCGTCTGGTTCCCGTCGTCGACAACGCCGATGGCGACGATCCCCGCGTCGTCGATCTCGTGCACACATTCTTCTAGAGAGCCGAAAACCCATGTCCGATATCCTCATTCGAGGTGCCGACGTCATCGACGGCACCGGTTCACCGCGACTGCGTCGTGACGTTCTCGTACGCGACGGAATCATCGCCTCGATCGCCGAACCCGGCACAGTTGGCGGTGCCGACAGAATCGTCGACGCGACTCCGGGGCAGGTCCTGTCCCCCGGGTTCATCGACATGCATGGCCATTCCGATCTGCGTCTGCTGACCGACCCCGACCACTTCCCGAAAATCAGTCAGGGCGTCACCACCGAGGTCATCGGACAGGACGGCATCGCCTACGCTCCGATCGACGATGCGACGCTCGATGTGGTGCGGCGTCAGATCGCCGGATGGAACGGCAATCCCGTCGACCTCGACTTCTCGTGGCGTTCGGTCTCGGAGTACCTCGCTCGCCTCGACCAGGGGATCACTCCGAACGCTG comes from the Rhodococcus sp. SBT000017 genome and includes:
- a CDS encoding alanine racemase — protein: MIDTDAVEALSRRVLGPEHKALPPRSWGHTIESFLATSPRLSEFTTPVLTLDRARIASNISVMAEWTARAGVLLAPHGKTSMAPQLWKQQLDAGSWAITLATGWQVQAARAFGVERIVLANAEIDPVALTWIAAELDSHPTFEFYCWADSVATVHEMDRILTAQGTRPIPVIVELGGPHGRTGARTTDEATAVARAIASSPRLSLAGVGGYEGALSHDRTDSGLAAVRAYLENVAALHRALDADALYGDHAIVTAGGSAYQDLVVERLQSLTTGEGVRTDVVLRSGAYVVHDDGFYSQISPLTPARTDAPLMSAMHGWARTVSRPEPGLALLDAGKRDFPFDEGLPVPQLVRGTETLDPDAGITALNDQHAFLRLPAEDAAALPVGSVVRLGLSHPCTAFDKWRLVPVVDNADGDDPRVVDLVHTFF